From Natronospira bacteriovora, one genomic window encodes:
- a CDS encoding amidohydrolase: protein MHRALLTVSLLLAVLLVACGRPEPAADKLLHNANIHTLDENKPHATAVAIRGDRILAVGSREALSHFIGEDTVEIDLEGATVFPGMADSHVHLAGIGERELGLDLAGIDSLDAFLDAVEGRVAESDVGDWVVGRGWLETHWTPPAFPTREDLDAIAPNNPVWLTRADGHGSVANSLALEIAGVDHDTPVPDGGDILRDDKGEPSGMLLGRAQWLVAQHVPEPDASLAERLVLGAQRSLEMGWTQVHIASGDYEELHTLRDLFAEGQIRLRVYQALRGPGAGAERLVNEGGFSGLYEGRYSVRGIKLAADGALGSGGAALLKDYEDREGRGYLQFQREDVIELLEMALRNGVQVWTHAIGDRGNRFALDLYEEVFDRVPAEERGVAEPRWRIEHAQVLHPDDLPRFVELGVIPSMQPSHAIGDLHYAHRRVGPERLRTAYAWRDLIDSGVPLAGGSDAPVEMGDPRIEFYAAVSRRDLDGYQGDHWYPEQAVSREEALKMFTLWPAMAAFEEDVRGSIEPGKYADLTVFARDLMSIDEKDILDTDVVMTIVGGEVLFDGR from the coding sequence ATGCACCGTGCTCTGCTGACTGTTTCCCTGCTGCTGGCCGTCCTGCTGGTGGCCTGTGGTCGCCCCGAGCCGGCAGCGGACAAGCTGCTGCACAATGCCAATATCCATACCCTGGACGAGAACAAGCCCCATGCCACCGCGGTCGCGATCCGCGGTGATCGCATCCTGGCGGTGGGCAGCCGTGAAGCCCTGAGCCACTTCATCGGCGAGGACACCGTCGAAATCGACCTGGAGGGGGCCACGGTGTTTCCCGGCATGGCGGATTCCCATGTCCACCTGGCCGGCATCGGCGAGCGTGAACTGGGTCTGGACCTGGCCGGCATTGACTCCCTCGATGCCTTTCTGGATGCGGTCGAAGGCCGCGTGGCGGAAAGCGATGTGGGCGACTGGGTGGTGGGTCGCGGGTGGCTCGAAACACACTGGACGCCGCCCGCCTTTCCCACCCGCGAGGACCTGGACGCCATCGCCCCGAACAACCCGGTCTGGCTGACGCGGGCGGACGGCCATGGCAGCGTGGCCAACTCCCTTGCCCTGGAAATTGCCGGAGTGGACCACGATACCCCGGTTCCCGATGGCGGCGACATCCTCCGTGATGACAAGGGCGAACCCAGCGGCATGCTGCTCGGCCGGGCCCAGTGGCTGGTGGCCCAGCACGTACCGGAACCGGATGCCAGCCTGGCCGAACGCCTGGTACTTGGCGCCCAGCGCAGCCTGGAGATGGGCTGGACCCAGGTACACATCGCCAGCGGTGATTACGAGGAACTGCATACCCTGCGTGATCTCTTCGCCGAGGGTCAGATTCGCCTGCGGGTCTACCAGGCCCTGCGGGGCCCAGGGGCGGGTGCCGAACGGCTGGTGAATGAAGGGGGCTTCAGTGGCCTGTATGAAGGCCGCTACAGTGTGCGCGGCATCAAGCTCGCCGCCGATGGTGCCCTGGGCTCCGGCGGCGCTGCCCTGCTCAAGGACTACGAGGACCGCGAAGGCCGCGGCTATCTGCAGTTCCAGCGCGAGGACGTGATCGAGCTGCTGGAAATGGCCCTGCGCAATGGTGTCCAGGTCTGGACCCATGCCATCGGCGACCGGGGCAATCGTTTTGCCCTCGATCTCTATGAAGAAGTCTTCGACAGGGTCCCGGCCGAAGAACGGGGCGTGGCGGAGCCGCGCTGGCGCATCGAGCATGCCCAGGTGCTGCACCCGGACGATCTCCCCCGCTTCGTCGAGCTGGGCGTGATTCCCTCCATGCAGCCCTCCCACGCCATTGGCGATCTGCATTACGCCCATCGTCGGGTCGGCCCTGAACGCCTGCGCACGGCCTATGCCTGGCGTGACCTGATCGACAGCGGTGTGCCTCTTGCCGGTGGCTCGGACGCGCCCGTGGAGATGGGTGACCCCCGCATCGAGTTCTACGCGGCCGTCAGCCGCCGGGACCTGGACGGCTACCAGGGCGATCACTGGTACCCGGAACAGGCCGTCAGCCGGGAAGAGGCCCTGAAGATGTTCACCCTCTGGCCGGCAATGGCCGCCTTCGAGGAAGACGTTCGCGGCAGCATCGAACCCGGCAAGTACGCCGACCTCACCGTCTTCGCCCGGGATCTCATGAGCATCGACGAGAAAGACATCCTCGACACCGACGTGGTCATGACCATCGTCGGCGGCGAAGTTCTCTTCGACGGCCGCTGA
- a CDS encoding glutamate synthase subunit beta: MARKDPLHFLNVPRQMPRTKPASLRIQEFREITGQYDRDQAAEQAARCIDCGNPYCEWECPVHNYIPHWLRLIEDGRLFEAAELSHKTNSLPEMCGRICPQDRLCEGACTLNDGYGAVTIGSIEKYITDEAFRQGWRPTVDAEPSGKRVAVIGAGPAGLACADVLIRHGVQPVVFDRYSEIGGLLTFGIPPFKLEKEVVRTRRAIMEEMGVQFVLNTEIGRDVSLDKLVEDHDAVFMGMGTYQAVTGGFPGEELPNVHPALDYLIGNIRNVEGWSQEGSGFIDLKDKRVVVLGAGDTAMDCNRTAIRHGATSVTCVHRRGEGQLRGSRKEYKNAREEGVKFLFNRQPVAIVEEDGRATGVKFMRTRLATAEDGRTRIEAVEGSEEIIEADAVVVAFGFRPDPADWFRDHRITLHEDGRVLAGPHGPYAMQTSNPNIFAGGDMVRGADLVVTAVYEGRQAAMGIIDYLGLGAIELPGQQVNYRPAV, translated from the coding sequence GTGGCGAGAAAGGATCCATTGCATTTTCTGAATGTGCCGAGGCAGATGCCGCGGACCAAGCCGGCGTCGCTGCGCATTCAGGAATTCCGGGAAATCACCGGCCAGTATGATCGGGACCAGGCCGCTGAACAGGCGGCCCGTTGCATCGACTGCGGCAATCCCTATTGCGAGTGGGAATGCCCGGTGCACAACTATATTCCCCACTGGCTGCGTCTGATCGAAGACGGGCGCTTGTTCGAGGCCGCCGAGCTGTCGCACAAGACCAATTCATTGCCCGAAATGTGCGGCCGCATCTGCCCCCAGGACCGACTCTGCGAAGGTGCCTGCACCCTGAATGACGGCTATGGGGCGGTCACCATCGGTTCCATCGAGAAGTACATCACTGACGAAGCCTTTCGCCAGGGCTGGCGACCCACCGTGGATGCCGAACCGAGCGGCAAGCGGGTCGCCGTCATCGGCGCGGGACCGGCCGGCCTGGCCTGCGCCGACGTGCTGATTCGTCATGGTGTCCAGCCGGTGGTCTTCGATCGATACAGCGAGATCGGCGGCCTGCTCACCTTCGGCATCCCGCCCTTCAAGCTGGAAAAGGAGGTGGTTCGTACCCGCCGCGCCATCATGGAGGAAATGGGCGTGCAGTTCGTGCTCAACACCGAGATTGGCCGCGATGTCAGTCTCGACAAGTTGGTCGAGGATCACGACGCCGTGTTCATGGGAATGGGTACCTACCAGGCGGTGACGGGCGGCTTTCCGGGCGAAGAGCTACCCAATGTCCATCCGGCCCTCGACTACCTCATCGGCAACATCCGTAATGTGGAGGGCTGGTCTCAGGAAGGCTCAGGGTTCATTGACCTCAAGGACAAGCGCGTGGTCGTTCTGGGTGCCGGTGATACCGCCATGGACTGCAACCGCACCGCCATCCGTCACGGAGCAACCTCCGTCACCTGTGTGCACCGTCGCGGTGAAGGGCAGCTGCGGGGTTCGCGCAAGGAATACAAGAACGCCCGCGAAGAGGGCGTGAAGTTTCTCTTCAACCGCCAGCCGGTGGCCATTGTGGAAGAAGATGGCCGGGCCACGGGCGTGAAATTCATGCGCACCCGACTGGCCACCGCCGAGGACGGCCGTACGCGCATTGAAGCCGTGGAAGGCAGCGAAGAAATCATCGAGGCCGATGCCGTGGTGGTTGCCTTCGGTTTTCGGCCCGACCCGGCCGACTGGTTCCGCGATCACCGCATCACCCTGCACGAAGACGGCCGCGTGTTGGCCGGTCCCCATGGCCCCTATGCCATGCAGACCTCCAACCCGAATATTTTCGCCGGCGGTGACATGGTGCGTGGCGCGGATCTGGTGGTCACCGCGGTCTATGAAGGCAGGCAGGCCGCCATGGGCATCATCGATTACCTCGGCTTAGGTGCCATTGAACTGCCAGGCCAGCAGGTCAATTACCGGCCGGCGGTGTGA
- a CDS encoding threonine synthase: MSDSQLSHYECGHCAATAGMDELIATCPACGGPLLARYDLQGARADRIPAPGRGIWRWSGLLPVPEAGRIELGTGDTPLLPTTIGAWLGTGATWIKDEAANPTASFKARGMAVAIGRARALGARSLVVPSAGNAACAAAAYAAAAGLPLTVFMPADVPDSFRIEARAYAARVELVDGLIDECGRRAQAMAERDGSFNLATFREPGRVEGKKTMGFEIAEQMGWRLPEVLIYPTGGGTGIVALWKAFEELEALGLIGPERPRLVMVQAETCAPLVRAFEAGNTQAEPWENGATVADGLRVPKSFGDRLVLGALRRSRGRAVTVSDGQMLEYARIMASKTGIFPCPEGAACLAAQVKLAREGWIGPEDRVVLFNTGSALKYLHLWPNSTHPD; the protein is encoded by the coding sequence ATGAGTGACAGCCAGCTCAGTCATTATGAATGTGGCCACTGTGCGGCGACGGCCGGCATGGATGAACTCATCGCCACCTGCCCGGCCTGCGGCGGGCCTCTGCTTGCCCGTTACGACCTGCAGGGTGCCCGGGCCGATCGCATCCCGGCGCCCGGGCGTGGCATCTGGCGCTGGTCGGGCCTGCTGCCGGTCCCCGAGGCAGGCCGGATTGAGCTGGGCACCGGGGATACCCCTCTGCTGCCCACCACCATCGGTGCCTGGCTGGGCACCGGTGCCACCTGGATCAAGGACGAAGCGGCCAATCCCACGGCGAGTTTCAAGGCTCGCGGCATGGCCGTGGCCATTGGCCGCGCTCGGGCCCTGGGCGCCCGCAGCCTGGTGGTGCCCAGCGCCGGCAACGCCGCCTGTGCGGCGGCGGCCTATGCGGCGGCGGCCGGCCTTCCGCTGACCGTCTTCATGCCGGCCGATGTGCCGGACAGCTTCCGGATCGAAGCCCGCGCCTACGCCGCGCGGGTCGAGCTGGTGGATGGCCTCATCGATGAGTGCGGACGCCGTGCCCAGGCCATGGCCGAGCGCGACGGCAGCTTCAATCTCGCCACCTTCCGTGAACCCGGCCGGGTGGAAGGCAAGAAGACCATGGGTTTCGAGATCGCCGAGCAGATGGGCTGGCGCCTGCCGGAGGTGCTCATCTACCCCACCGGGGGCGGCACCGGCATCGTCGCCCTGTGGAAGGCCTTCGAGGAGCTCGAAGCGCTCGGACTGATCGGCCCCGAGCGCCCGCGTCTGGTCATGGTTCAGGCCGAGACCTGCGCCCCCCTGGTGCGTGCCTTCGAAGCCGGCAACACCCAGGCCGAACCCTGGGAAAACGGCGCCACCGTCGCCGACGGCCTGCGGGTGCCCAAAAGCTTCGGTGATCGCCTGGTGCTGGGAGCCCTGCGCCGCAGCCGTGGCCGCGCCGTCACCGTCAGCGACGGCCAGATGCTGGAATACGCCCGCATCATGGCGTCGAAAACCGGCATCTTCCCATGCCCCGAAGGCGCCGCCTGCCTCGCCGCCCAGGTGAAACTCGCCAGGGAAGGCTGGATCGGCCCCGAGGATCGGGTGGTTCTGTTCAATACGGGATCGGCGCTGAAGTATCTCCACCTCTGGCCCAACTCCACGCATCCGGATTGA
- a CDS encoding RNA ligase partner protein has translation MRRFVLDTSIFTNPTTMAQFHADPMECIRVFLELARNTPTEFYMPLSVYEEFMRVRDLPPELAADFETEVWVRSPRRFELTIPSDVLYEFINEVRERIDRGLRIAEEHTKRAGALSTMKPEIITELRENFRSAMRKGLLDSREDVDVVLLAMELDAELASADQGMRKFANRVGVKLVTPEYLRRIMENLGAG, from the coding sequence ATGCGCCGTTTTGTGCTGGATACCAGCATCTTTACCAACCCCACCACCATGGCTCAGTTCCACGCGGATCCCATGGAATGTATCCGGGTTTTCCTGGAACTGGCGCGCAATACGCCGACGGAGTTCTACATGCCCCTGTCGGTGTATGAGGAGTTCATGCGGGTGCGGGATCTGCCGCCGGAGCTGGCCGCGGACTTCGAAACGGAAGTCTGGGTCCGCTCTCCCCGCCGCTTCGAGCTCACCATTCCCTCGGATGTGCTCTATGAGTTCATCAATGAAGTGCGTGAACGCATCGACCGGGGTCTGCGCATCGCCGAGGAACACACCAAGCGTGCCGGTGCGCTCTCGACCATGAAGCCCGAGATCATCACCGAATTGCGGGAAAACTTCCGCAGCGCCATGCGCAAGGGCCTGCTGGATTCACGGGAAGACGTGGACGTGGTGCTGCTGGCCATGGAACTGGACGCGGAACTGGCCAGCGCCGATCAGGGCATGCGCAAGTTCGCCAACCGGGTCGGCGTGAAGCTCGTTACCCCCGAATACCTGCGCCGCATCATGGAGAACCTGGGGGCGGGCTGA
- a CDS encoding RNA ligase gives MTLLDQNHLDTALERGKAERLAFGGMAYARLTDEIRGVPKGSVVLPDGVVVPGYPSIARIQALDPGLGKQFDGPFWAEEKMDGFNIRIFAHEGEVHALSRGGFVCPFATDRMQDLLDPAIFEAHPNLILCAELVGPDNPYLEGHSPQVQEDVDLFIFDMMEQNREGFLSQEARMRYLREFNLPHAEIFGRFGPDDINKLGELILKLDEEGKEGLVLKPEDQSQRAKYVTGRSNTYDFSVTGEGLLDLPPEYFTNRLMRMGLFMAEHGQQQDHERLSELGHALMQGLFRAIEISKDHNRVGSPFRCRFNQRENAYRFIQHIEDTGGQRVKVYDKMPRQEGDYWVLEFERVHQRMTGFLNQALQGGRQFD, from the coding sequence ATGACTCTACTCGACCAAAACCATCTGGACACGGCCCTGGAGCGAGGCAAGGCGGAACGCCTGGCTTTTGGGGGCATGGCCTATGCCCGGCTGACCGACGAGATCCGGGGGGTGCCGAAAGGCAGCGTCGTATTGCCCGATGGGGTGGTCGTCCCGGGCTATCCCTCCATTGCGCGCATCCAGGCCCTGGACCCCGGCCTGGGCAAGCAGTTTGACGGGCCTTTCTGGGCGGAGGAGAAGATGGATGGATTCAATATCCGCATCTTCGCCCACGAGGGTGAGGTGCATGCATTGTCCCGTGGCGGCTTTGTCTGCCCCTTCGCCACGGATCGCATGCAGGATCTGTTGGATCCGGCCATCTTCGAGGCCCATCCGAATCTGATTCTCTGCGCCGAACTGGTCGGACCGGACAATCCCTATCTGGAAGGCCACTCACCCCAGGTCCAGGAAGACGTGGACCTGTTCATCTTCGACATGATGGAGCAGAACCGCGAGGGCTTTCTCAGCCAGGAAGCGCGCATGCGCTACCTGCGGGAATTCAATCTGCCCCATGCCGAGATCTTCGGCCGCTTCGGCCCCGACGACATCAATAAACTGGGCGAGCTGATCCTGAAGCTGGACGAGGAGGGCAAGGAGGGCCTCGTCCTGAAACCGGAAGACCAGAGCCAGCGGGCCAAGTATGTCACCGGGCGCTCCAACACCTATGATTTCAGCGTGACGGGCGAAGGCCTTCTCGATCTGCCACCCGAATATTTCACGAACCGCCTGATGCGGATGGGCCTGTTCATGGCCGAGCATGGGCAGCAGCAGGATCACGAACGCCTGAGTGAACTGGGCCACGCCCTGATGCAGGGCCTGTTCCGCGCCATCGAGATCTCAAAGGACCACAACCGGGTGGGCTCCCCCTTCCGCTGCCGCTTCAATCAGCGCGAAAACGCCTATCGTTTCATCCAGCACATCGAGGATACCGGCGGACAGCGGGTCAAGGTCTACGACAAGATGCCCCGCCAGGAAGGGGATTACTGGGTGCTGGAATTCGAACGCGTGCACCAGCGCATGACGGGTTTCCTGAATCAGGCCTTACAGGGTGGGCGGCAATTCGATTGA
- the gltB gene encoding glutamate synthase large subunit: MNNTLYRESFERDSCGFGLVADMQGRASADLVRVAIRALERLTHRGAVAADRKTGDGCGLLLRRPEAFLRAIAEEADLSLGEGFAVGCVFLDPHTPEAGRQALTSALEHHGLSVAGWRQVPTDPDALGKEAAKTQPRIEQCFVQRPSAMSERRFRLALIFARRRAERALAGDDFFYIPSLSPDTLSYKGLVMPEYLPILYPDLAHPDLATASVVFHQRFSTNTLPQWRLAQPFRFLAHNGEINTVAGNRAWARAREGIWLPKGEDGEAIRGWEDMAPFVKMDGSDSESLDNLLEVLIAGGMDLPLAMRVLIPPAWQNDETRPADVRAFFEMVGMHLEAWDGPAGVVLSDGRYAACALDRNGLRPARYCRTDRDIIMLASEAGVLDAAPGEITEKGRLGPGQMIAVDTAEGRLIYPDELDAEIAGRWPARQWLKDGTTWIGSLLVDEKLSAEPLEGDDLARAEKLFGLSFEERDHILRPLALNEAEAVGSMGDDTPLPMLSRRVRSLYDGFRQQFAQVTNPPIDPLRERLVMSLETRLGPELNPFEPGPHLGERVLMGSPVLSTRKFELIRALDASRWPIHEMELNGERGLGQKAAVARLADEAENAAREGAKILILSDRRIGPESLPVHALLATGAINRRLVETGLRASVNLVVETATARDPHHFACLIGYGATAVHPWLAYEVIADMVRSGELDPARRREPGRAFRRGIRKGLFKILSKMGISTIASYRGAALFEIVGLADEVVDTCFTGTTSRIGGAGFADLDADQRHLATRAWDRRALREQGGLLKWIHDGEYHAWNPGVVHALQRAVKSGEWSDWEAFQQLVNERPAMVLRDLMQPRFAPEPVPLEEVEPIEKILPRFDTAAMSLGALSPEAHEALAIAMNRIGGRSNSGEGGEDAARFRDERISKIKQVASGRFGVTAEYLVNAEVLQIKMAQGAKPGEGGQLPGHKVNQLIARLRYARPGVALISPPPHHDIYSIEDLAQLIFDLKQVNPEALVSVKLVASPGVGTIAAGVAKAYADLITIAGYDGGTGASPLTSVKYCGGPWEMGISEVQQTLRGNDLRGRIRLQADGGFKTGLDVIKAACLGAESYGFGTAPMIAMGCTYLRVCHLNNCTTGVATQDQRLRDAFRGTPDRVVNYFCFIAEEVRRWMARMGVRSLDELIGHPEYLETVTPDSDRQKGLDLSAILSDGDLPATRPRRSEQERNPPWGRGEMAEQMLADTLPSIEASAGGEFHYRIENYHRSIGARLSGEIARRHGNQGMAEHPLNIHLEGTAGQSFGVWNTGGLHMNLSGEANDYVGKGMTGGRLTIRPPEGSIIKARHSAIIGNTCLYGATGGELFAAGQAGERFAVRNSGATAVIEGCGDHGCEYMTGGVVVVLGETGLNFGAGMTGGFAYVLDEHRYFVDRYNHELIDIHRISLEYLEQHVHYLREMIERHVEYTGSEWGQEILDDFRAWIGKFWLVKPKAEDIESLLDTLSSAA, encoded by the coding sequence ATGAACAACACTCTCTATCGGGAAAGTTTCGAACGGGACAGTTGCGGTTTCGGACTGGTGGCCGACATGCAGGGCCGTGCCTCCGCTGATCTGGTGCGGGTGGCCATCCGTGCCCTGGAGCGCCTGACCCACCGTGGTGCGGTGGCCGCCGACCGCAAGACGGGTGACGGCTGCGGGCTGTTGCTGCGACGGCCGGAAGCCTTTCTCCGGGCCATTGCCGAAGAGGCCGACCTGAGTCTGGGTGAAGGCTTTGCCGTGGGCTGCGTGTTCCTGGATCCGCACACGCCGGAGGCCGGCCGCCAGGCCCTGACGTCGGCACTTGAACACCACGGTCTGAGCGTGGCGGGCTGGCGCCAGGTACCCACTGATCCCGACGCCCTGGGCAAGGAAGCGGCAAAGACCCAACCGCGGATCGAGCAGTGCTTTGTCCAGCGCCCTTCCGCGATGAGTGAACGCCGTTTCCGCCTGGCGCTGATTTTCGCCCGCCGTCGCGCCGAGCGCGCCCTCGCCGGGGACGACTTCTTCTATATCCCCAGCCTTTCTCCGGACACCCTGAGCTACAAGGGCCTGGTCATGCCGGAGTACCTGCCGATCCTCTACCCGGACCTGGCCCATCCGGATCTGGCCACGGCGTCGGTGGTCTTCCATCAGCGTTTTTCCACCAACACCCTGCCTCAGTGGCGGCTTGCCCAGCCCTTCCGTTTCCTGGCCCACAACGGCGAGATCAACACCGTGGCCGGCAACCGCGCCTGGGCCAGGGCCCGGGAAGGGATCTGGCTGCCCAAGGGCGAGGATGGCGAGGCCATCCGCGGCTGGGAGGACATGGCCCCCTTCGTGAAGATGGATGGCTCCGATTCGGAAAGCCTGGACAACCTGCTGGAGGTTCTGATCGCCGGCGGCATGGACCTGCCCCTGGCCATGCGGGTGCTGATTCCCCCGGCCTGGCAGAACGATGAAACCCGGCCGGCGGATGTGCGTGCCTTCTTCGAAATGGTGGGCATGCACCTGGAGGCCTGGGACGGCCCCGCGGGGGTGGTGCTGTCCGATGGCCGCTACGCCGCCTGTGCCCTGGACCGCAACGGCCTGCGTCCGGCCCGCTATTGCCGCACCGACCGGGACATCATCATGCTCGCCTCCGAGGCGGGCGTGCTGGATGCCGCCCCCGGGGAAATTACCGAGAAGGGGCGACTCGGCCCCGGCCAGATGATTGCCGTGGACACGGCCGAGGGCCGGCTCATCTATCCCGACGAACTGGACGCGGAAATCGCCGGACGCTGGCCGGCCCGCCAGTGGCTCAAGGACGGCACTACCTGGATCGGTTCCCTGCTGGTGGACGAAAAGCTCAGTGCCGAGCCCCTGGAGGGCGACGATCTGGCCCGCGCCGAAAAGCTTTTCGGCCTGAGCTTCGAGGAAAGGGATCACATCCTGCGCCCACTGGCGCTGAATGAGGCCGAGGCGGTGGGGTCCATGGGTGACGACACCCCGCTGCCCATGCTCTCGCGCCGGGTGCGCTCCCTTTACGACGGCTTCCGCCAGCAGTTTGCCCAGGTGACCAATCCGCCCATCGACCCCCTGCGTGAACGCCTGGTGATGTCGCTGGAAACCCGCCTGGGGCCTGAGCTCAACCCCTTTGAACCGGGCCCGCATCTGGGCGAGCGCGTCCTCATGGGGTCTCCCGTCCTGTCGACCCGCAAGTTCGAGCTCATCCGCGCCCTGGATGCGAGCCGCTGGCCGATTCACGAGATGGAGCTCAACGGCGAGCGTGGCCTCGGCCAGAAGGCGGCCGTGGCCCGCCTGGCGGACGAAGCCGAAAACGCGGCCCGCGAGGGCGCGAAGATCCTCATTCTCAGTGACCGTCGCATCGGCCCCGAAAGCCTGCCGGTGCATGCCCTGCTGGCCACGGGCGCGATCAACCGACGGCTGGTGGAAACCGGCCTGCGCGCCTCGGTCAACCTGGTGGTGGAAACGGCCACGGCCCGAGATCCCCACCATTTCGCCTGTCTGATCGGCTACGGCGCCACGGCGGTGCACCCCTGGCTGGCCTATGAAGTCATCGCCGACATGGTGCGTTCCGGCGAGCTGGATCCGGCCCGGCGCCGGGAACCCGGGCGGGCCTTCCGGCGCGGCATCCGCAAGGGCCTGTTCAAGATCCTCTCCAAGATGGGGATTTCCACCATCGCCAGCTATCGTGGCGCCGCCCTGTTCGAGATCGTCGGTCTGGCCGACGAAGTGGTGGACACCTGCTTCACGGGCACCACCAGCCGCATCGGTGGTGCCGGCTTTGCCGATCTGGATGCCGACCAGCGTCATCTCGCCACCCGCGCCTGGGATCGTCGTGCCCTGCGCGAGCAGGGCGGCCTGCTGAAATGGATTCACGACGGCGAATACCACGCCTGGAACCCCGGCGTGGTCCACGCCCTGCAGCGGGCCGTGAAAAGCGGCGAATGGTCGGACTGGGAAGCCTTCCAGCAGCTGGTCAATGAACGCCCGGCCATGGTGCTGCGGGATCTCATGCAGCCCCGCTTCGCCCCGGAGCCGGTGCCGCTGGAGGAAGTCGAGCCCATCGAGAAGATCCTGCCGCGCTTTGACACCGCCGCCATGTCCCTAGGGGCCCTGTCGCCGGAGGCCCATGAAGCCCTGGCCATTGCCATGAATCGTATAGGCGGGCGTTCCAATTCGGGCGAAGGTGGCGAGGACGCCGCGCGTTTTCGCGATGAACGCATTTCCAAGATCAAGCAGGTGGCCTCGGGCCGTTTCGGTGTCACCGCCGAATACCTGGTCAATGCCGAGGTCCTGCAGATCAAGATGGCCCAGGGCGCCAAACCCGGGGAGGGCGGCCAGCTGCCGGGGCACAAGGTCAATCAGTTGATTGCCCGACTGCGCTATGCCCGGCCGGGGGTGGCCCTGATTTCACCGCCGCCCCACCACGACATCTATTCCATCGAGGATCTGGCCCAGCTCATCTTCGATCTCAAGCAGGTCAATCCGGAGGCGCTGGTATCGGTCAAGCTGGTGGCCTCCCCCGGGGTGGGCACCATCGCCGCCGGCGTGGCCAAGGCCTATGCCGATCTGATCACCATTGCCGGCTATGACGGGGGGACCGGCGCCAGCCCCCTGACTTCGGTCAAATACTGCGGCGGACCCTGGGAAATGGGCATATCGGAAGTCCAGCAGACCCTGCGCGGCAATGACCTTCGCGGCCGCATTCGCCTGCAGGCCGATGGTGGCTTCAAGACCGGCCTCGACGTGATCAAGGCCGCCTGCCTCGGAGCCGAAAGCTATGGCTTCGGTACCGCCCCCATGATTGCCATGGGCTGCACCTACCTGCGGGTCTGCCATCTCAACAACTGCACCACCGGGGTCGCCACCCAGGACCAGCGCCTGCGCGATGCCTTCCGCGGAACGCCGGATCGGGTGGTGAACTACTTCTGTTTCATTGCCGAGGAAGTGCGTCGCTGGATGGCGCGCATGGGTGTGCGCAGCCTGGACGAACTCATCGGCCACCCGGAATACCTGGAGACCGTCACCCCCGACAGCGACCGCCAGAAGGGCCTGGATCTGTCCGCCATCCTGTCCGACGGTGATCTGCCCGCCACCCGCCCGCGTCGCAGTGAGCAGGAGCGCAATCCACCCTGGGGTCGGGGCGAAATGGCCGAGCAGATGCTGGCCGATACCCTGCCCTCCATCGAGGCCAGTGCCGGCGGTGAATTCCATTACCGCATCGAGAATTATCACCGTTCCATCGGCGCCCGCCTGTCCGGCGAGATTGCACGGCGACACGGTAACCAGGGCATGGCGGAGCATCCCCTCAATATCCATCTGGAGGGCACCGCAGGGCAGAGCTTCGGTGTGTGGAACACCGGCGGACTGCACATGAACCTCTCCGGTGAGGCCAATGACTACGTGGGCAAGGGCATGACGGGTGGCCGCCTGACCATCCGCCCGCCCGAAGGCAGCATCATCAAGGCCCGGCACTCGGCCATCATCGGCAACACCTGCCTCTACGGCGCCACCGGGGGCGAGCTGTTCGCCGCCGGCCAGGCCGGGGAGCGCTTTGCCGTGCGCAACTCCGGTGCCACGGCCGTGATCGAGGGCTGCGGCGATCACGGCTGCGAGTACATGACCGGTGGCGTGGTGGTGGTGCTCGGCGAGACCGGACTCAACTTCGGTGCCGGCATGACCGGTGGCTTTGCCTATGTGCTGGATGAACACCGTTACTTCGTGGACCGTTACAACCACGAACTCATCGACATCCACCGCATCTCACTGGAATACCTGGAACAGCACGTGCACTACCTGCGCGAGATGATCGAGCGTCACGTGGAATACACCGGCAGCGAATGGGGCCAGGAAATCCTGGACGACTTCCGCGCCTGGATTGGCAAGTTCTGGCTGGTCAAACCCAAGGCGGAGGACATCGAATCCCTGCTCGACACATTGAGCAGCGCGGCTTGA